Genomic window (Rhinatrema bivittatum chromosome 9, aRhiBiv1.1, whole genome shotgun sequence):
agactccccacctcagtTGACAAGGGGAACATCCaaccactcaccactcctggaacaggaggtttccctcctcctccagtccagagcaatagaaccagtgcctcAGATTCTATtctcggtactttctaatcccaaaaaagttaGGTGGTGATCACCCGATCCTAGACCTTCGTGCCTTAAACaagtacctacaaagagaaaagttcaagatggtaaccttgggttccctccttccccttctgcaaaggggagactggctctgctctctagacctccaggatgcttacacacacatcgcaataactccatctcatcgcaaatttctgcgATTCCTCATAGGCCCAAAGCAccatcaataccgagtgctaccattcggcctggcgtctgcaccatgagtcttcaccaagtgcctcataatagcagcattcctcagaactcaaggtgtccacgtctacccctaccttgacgattggttgatcagggctctcactcagcaagctgctttgacatccctacatctcaccttgcATACCCTAATCTCCCTAGGgttcctcatcaattatccaaagtccagcttggtcccatcacaaaccctgtttataggagcagacttggacaccctcaaagcaaaagcatttcttcctTGAGAACGAGCTCTCGCTATCTCCTCTCTTGCCCATCACCTACAGTCCTGACAAAGctcaactgcacgtcactttctgGTTGTGTCATTCCCATGGCTCGTCTAatcatgagtcatgcagtggactctcaGGTCACAGTGGATTCAATCATCTCAACCACTGTCAGCTGtagtccacatcaccaacccactTCGCCTATCTctggcttggtggaaaaatcaggccaatctcctccaaggccttccGTTCcaagctccagatcctcaaataacccttacaaccgatgcctccaacctcggctggggaacACATGTTGCCAATCTACAAACAAGggtcctggtctccagaggaagccaaacaccaaatcaatttcctggagctacaagCAATcaaatatgctctcagggtgtttcaggatcgcctttccaaccaggtcatcctgattcagacagacaaccaggtggccatgtggaacattaacaagggggaacgggctcctacctcctgtgtcaggaaactgcacagatttgggcggaggccctttcccacccGATGTACCTCaaagccacctacttgccgggagtggacaatgtgttggcagacaagctgagttgcacctttcaaccgcacagtggtccctcaaccccacagtagcagactcaatattccaacgttggggttatcctcacatagacctctttacgtcacctcaaaaccgcaaagtagagaacatttgctctctcactcgcagccaacactcactaccaagagatgcgttctccctctcaggGGCAACCGGTCttctatatgcattccctccacttccacttctctcagaCTCTCGTGAAactatgtcaggacaagggacccatgatcctgatagcccctcactggccacgccaagtgtggtttccgattcttcaggacctctccatttgcagtcacattcccctggggaaggacccgcttctgatcactcagaacgacgggtgcctacgcctctccaatcttcaggccttgtccctgactgcctggatgttgaaaggttaattcttcagcctctcaacctttcggagtcagtttcccatgtcctgattgtttcatggaagccttccatgagaaaatcttatttttacaaatggaacaggtttaagtcatggtgttcctcactgtcccttgatccttttacctgttccaccatgaagtttctagactatctctggcacttgtcagaatcaggacTAAAaacatcttccatcagaatgcatgtcagtgcggtagctgccttccataaaggtggtggggatgttcccatttcggtacaaccccttgtaacacgtttttttgaagggtttgcttcacctcaagcctccactgcaccctctggccccttcttgggacctcagtctggttttgggtcggcctctccaatcctgtgatcttcgctacctcacatggaaagtgatttttcttttggcaatcacatccgctTGTCCTGACGTAGTTTCACGAGagttgcacatcttgggtacatttggtacagttctaggacatcctcagctcggtactcacccatatgcgaggactaccatcctgcttgtcgtgtgagaaagcagaagttgcttacctaaACAATACAATCAGAAGCTTTTAAATCCCCAAATGAACTAGAGTGGAATATGTGGCTTTTCTCCCCTGTCCTTTCCCACTCTTGATTCATCAGGTGCATTTTCTGTTATTCAGAGTTGGTACAGTTCGCACTTTGTGCATGTATCTACTAGCACAGTATTTCTCAACCTTCGGTGTGCCAGGGACTGGCTAGCTATCTTATTAAATTATATGGACTGGTTGCAAGGATGATGAGCAAGAAGAGAGGATCCCCTTTCCAATCAAATTGTGAGGGGGCCTACTCTGCAGCTGGCCTATATCAATTTAAGaaggtaaccaaaaaaaaaaaatctttaaaaaaattgcttattaaaaaaaaaagttatctttctcttgtcttccttccttgtcccagccagccctctctccctccccaatgCAGCTAACCATGTTGGtcattaaaaaaagaataaaacatctatcctgctcacttttttttttctctctctcccccattagCCAGCAATGCTACTACAATTAATACTCCTTCCTGCcctgtggattttttttccagctggGGCCAGTCCCAAATCTGTAGCTGACGGTTAAGGAACTGGAGCGAGACTAGATCAGTCTGTTCTGCTCTCAGGTCCTGCCTCCCTATAGAAACCgggaggggttgggggccactgtgGAGCCTCCGAGCACAACAGATGCTGACTCACTGGCACTCTGCTTGTTAACATTCAGCTGCAGATGGGAAAATATGGCCCATGGAGGGGTGCAAGGTGCAGTgtgctgctgcagggcaggtcttgcttcctcctcaCCCTCAGATATTCACCTCTGGTTCAGTGATtggggaaacccccccccaccttctacCACCCTTCCTGCTTGTTGAGTAATGGAGCTGCTCACATGAGAGCTACCTCCACTTTCTCACTTTACTTGCTCCATAcatttccttctcctttctcttgtCTTTCCTAGTTAAACTGCTTTTCTTTTTATGTCTTCCCCATCCCCTTTTGGTGTTCACAGTCCACCCTCCTTCTGTAACGAGTTCTAACTTTGCACAACGATTCTTCGTGCATTGTGCACACAACCTTAGCTTaccgtgtgtgtctgtgttatcCTCCTCACCCATCATAGCCTTTGGTAAACGCAAACGAGTTATTACCAATACAACTGCTGGGCTTGAAACCGCGTCCTGCAGATGCCTGGTCCCCCAGTTGGAGACCGCACGGCTCCCGGAGGCTTAGACTTCATTCATGTAAGAAGCTAAAGCTCCTCTCTGCTGCCTTCCCATCCCCCATCAGTGCACGCTATTTACAAGACTGGAAGGAAGACGCCCAAAGTATCTCATCTTAAAGGCACAATAATCGTAATTAACAGGTGAAGGTTGTGACccttggttttttttcattgttgcgtTTTAATCAGTTTAAACTCAAGTACCAGCGGTTTATTGTAAGGTGAAAACGAAAGCCACCATCCGATCACTTAAGCAGCCATTACCCTTGCTCAGTTTTCAATCTGGAATTAACCTGCTGACCCCAGGTTTCATAAAGCAGCCTGATCCTTTTATCCCAGAGCAGAAAAGCACGAGTAACCTGCAGAACAAGTGCTGAGCCAGCAGAAAGACAGCATTTCTTACCTGGGGTATATGGGGGGGGGGCTAAACATGGGCTTCAACAAGCACTGGACAAAATCTTTTATTTGTGCAATTATCGGATAAACGCACAGCATTCAAGGAGTAAACCTCCAAAAATAATTCCGCAAACTTCTTTATTTCTCTTTTGGAATTGCTTGGTTCTGTTTTCGTCTCACAGGACTGAACCTGGATCATTCTCTTATTACAAAAGACAATTTATTagctcattattattattaccttcTGAAGGAGCAGCTCGGAGGCGATGGCTCCTTATGCTGGAAACCTCAAACTTCACCTTCCTatatatccccccctcccccccccccaagctttgCACTGTGACCCTGGTAGCACAGCCCTGACCTCTCGGCAGAGAGCACGGATCGCCAGTGGCAGAGCTGCAATTAGCCGTCATCTTCAAAGCAAGCGTTGGGCGTCCTTTAGGGAAGCAACGAGGGTCCCTCTCTCGGCGCGAGACTTCCAGGCGCCGCTGGGCTTCGCTCACACCGTGTCCAGGGCCACTTTCCCCGTCCGAAATCCGGGCTCACAGAAGATCTGAGAGgcctcactttaaaaaaaaaaaaaaaaaagatatatattccGTAACCTTTCCCCCAGGGCCAGCTCGGTCGGCAGGATTTCTGGAAACTTTGTACAAAGTGTTTAAGAGAGATAAGGCCAGGATTACTCTAAAGCTGGCTTTGAAAGTAAGGCACTTCGAAAATAATATTAGCAAAGAAAAAAAGGTCCTGCAGCGACAGATTTTCTAACAGGATTGGCTGTCGATTATCATGGCTAAGAAAATGCAGGAAACAAGAACGTACACAGTGCAAATAAACAGACTTAAGCCCCGGAATTTGCTTTTTCCTACCCATCTCATGCATTTCTTTCTCCTCGGTGTTTGGCCGGGCACACGGCCGGGCGTCCTCTTTGGTTTCTGGAATGACCTTTCTTGGATTCGCGTGCTTTGATTTTGGTAACAGTGACAGAAAAATAAAAGCTAacccttcattttcatcctcCTGAAAGCTCTGGACATTCACAAGCACAGGAGCACCAGCATTTAGCCCCttagtttcctcccagtctggaAGTCATCCTAGCGTCCATTTATAGAAGGGGAAGTGGAGTCAGCTGCTTTCTGTAGGGCGCTGCAGTAAGAACAGACTTCAGACGCTGCATTATTCCTAAACCTCCCATAAACCGAACTGAACAGATCTGTAGCACTGACTTCCAAAGTTTACAATTTCCAAGGGAAATGAACATAATTCGAAATCCGGACAACAGGAAAGCTTtccaaaactattaaaaaaaaatgaaatttcagggcAAATATTCTGTAATAGGCCCCTGGGTCGTTGTCCCCGCATTATCTTATCAGAGCGAACGCCGCTCCTTTCAGATGCCCCTTACAAGAATGAAGTGATGTGAAAGCGCAGTCTGTGGAGAAGTGCGTGGTCGGATCCTTCCCAACAGATGTGAACCTCTGTACTGCATAAAGTGCAGCTTCTGCCTGGGATTCAGCTTCTAAATGCTTTGCGGAGCACTCCGGCAGTTGAAAGGGGCGCTTGCTCATCATTGCAGGCAGTACGTGGCTAGTTTTTcgaagggttgtgtgtgtgtgtgtgtgtgtgtgtgtgtgtgtgtaaagataGCTTATTACCTTTTTAGATGCAGTACTACTTTTAGAAATGTTTCGAGCCATTCTTCTGTGTATGCATAAGAGTGCGTTAAAAGCCATGAGCCGCGCGATCTATGGGAAGCCACAGCGCGTCCACCTGGAAAGGGAGAGTGCGGGCTCTGCCTGCAGGATAACCCAGCGCAGCCCATCCGTGCCGTACACCGCTTCCCTCCAGTTACAATTCCGCAGGCACTTGCCGGAAACAAGGAGGAGGCTGGCTTTCCGCACCTGCTGATGGAGTCACTTTTGTGTGCTGCGACGTCCACAAGTTGATCGATTATCCAGAAAGTCCAGaagtgacttctttttttttttttgtgccatttgGGGCTCCCTCCGCCCGCAAGATAAAACGAATGCAGCTAAGGCTGGCGCACAGGCTTCTTTGGAAGTtggattttctttccccccccccctgtaggtGCAAGTCGATGCCTTGGCGCCCTAGACTTGCGCCGAGGGAAGGCAGCGCCTCCATCGCGGGCGGTGCAGCAGCCAGGAGGGGGCGCTGCGCAGGGGCGGGGCCGCCGGCAGGATCCGCAGCAGCAGCTTCAGCTGGGCGCGGCGGCGTCGGCGCCCCGGGCCGGGGAGCCGGGCCGAGCGGTGCCCATGGACTCCTCGTAGCTGGGCAGCGACTTCACCTCCTCGTAGCTGGGCAGCTGCAGCCGGGCCGGCGCCGCCAGCGCGTGCAGCTCCTGCCCGCCGTCCAGCAGCGAGTCCTGCGAGCTGGCCGCCGTCCGGTTGAGGAGGGCCGGCCCCTCGCGCTGGGGGCTGCGGCGGCGGGGGCGCCGGCGGCCGTAGCCGCGGGGGCTGGGGCAGATGATGCGCTGCAGGAAGTAGCCCAGGGCGAAGAGGACGAGCAGGATGAGGAGCCCGGAGAGCTTGCGCACGAACCAGCCCACGTTgtccaggaaggtgtggaagggCAGCTTGCAGCACTTGATCTCCGTGTGGCTGGCGTTGCCGAAGACGCAGCAGCCCTCCTTCTCGGCGCACAGCAGCTCCCCGCACGTCCAGCCCGCAGCCGCCGCCGCCGGAGCCCAGGCCAGCAGCAGGAGCCCCCCTCGGGGGGCGCCCGGCAGCCTCCCCGCCAGAGTTGCCGGAGCCCCGCGGAGCGCCCGCCCGCCTCACATCTTGGGCAGGAGCGCAAAGTGCTGCGGCGCCGCTGCAACGCGCCCTTTAGTGCGGCTGGGACGTGGGGCTCCCCCGCCGCTCCATCACTTGCGCGCCTGCGGGCGCCAGCTGCGCGCCCACATCTGGCCGGCCATGGCAAGGGTTAAGCGGGAAGGCGGCCGGCAGCGAGCAGGCTTGCTGCAGCTTTAATCTTCATTAATCTGTCTGTCCTCTCTCAAGCAGACGGAGCCGCTCGCAGGTTTCCATACTTAAGTGATTGCTTATGTAAATATACTTACTGCTGGGATTCTCTTACCAGACtccttgggctttttttttttcctgattaaaAATTCATGATCCCCATTTAGCTGATGCGATTGGGCTTAATGCAGCTGCTCCTCCATTAGGCAGTGATTTACTACTTTCCGAGCGCTTGGCTGCAAGCTGCGCCCTGGTTCTTGATGCTGCTttaaaatactttaatttttttcccccttttgcgCGGAAGAAGCTTACCCAGTTAGCACCTAGGTATCTAAAATATGTTAAGTGTTTGCCATTTTCTTATGTTACTTTACTTTAAAAACAGAATAGATGGCCAATAAACAAATTGTATAGAATCGAACTCCAATTTACTCAGCTGCTTGTGCATCAGCTGAATTACAGAGTAATGATCCCAGGTTTCACCTCCCCTTAAAATGAATTGAATGCACTTTGTATTACTCTTGTGATGTTCTTAAGCTTCAAGAAAGCATTTTGGGAAATGGGTTGTGTTATGTTAAGGAACACGAATGTTCCAGGTGGAAATGTTTCCTTTTTCCAAACAGTTGAGACAATGTGTCTTGTTCACTTGCAACCACGATAGGAAGGAGATTAATGGAAACCTATGAAAACATTACATGGTCCCAATGTGGTCTGGTAAATTGAGATGACTTTCGAATGGAGAGGTTTTTACACCCGTGAAGATAATAAAAACATCAGAATTTGCCAAACTGGGtgagaccgagggtccatcaaggtcagtatcctgtttccaacagtgcccaatccagatcacaggtacctggcaagatcccaaacaggcACTTGTGACCTCAGAAATAGTACTTTATATGCTTTGGACTCTTCTCCTGTTACCTTCTCTCAAATTATTTTCCCATACCCAGAAGGAAGAAGTAATTACAACATGGTTAAAAATGTGTAATGGCCCAAGGTTACCAAAATAGTGCAGGGAAGAGTCTCAGTCCATCAGCATGACACAGTATTGTGGACTGCCACTGGTGTGATCCCACCTATTTacgtttttattattttccatcAGTGGAGTACAAACAACCATCATGTTGAAACACACTGGGTACATTAAACCACTGAAAGCACAGCAAGTAAACACAC
Coding sequences:
- the C9H3orf80 gene encoding uncharacterized membrane protein C3orf80 homolog, with the protein product MQGRENIRSRKKEQKSGRALRGAPATLAGRLPGAPRGGLLLLAWAPAAAAAGWTCGELLCAEKEGCCVFGNASHTEIKCCKLPFHTFLDNVGWFVRKLSGLLILLVLFALGYFLQRIICPSPRGYGRRRPRRRSPQREGPALLNRTAASSQDSLLDGGQELHALAAPARLQLPSYEEVKSLPSYEESMGTARPGSPARGADAAAPS